A section of the Bacillus sp. HSf4 genome encodes:
- a CDS encoding pyrimidine-nucleoside phosphorylase produces MRMVDIITKKQNGKELTTEEIQFFVKGYTDGSIPDYQASALAMAIYFQDMTDRERADLTMAMVNSGETIDLSAIEGIKVDKHSTGGVGDTTTLVLAPLVAALGVPVAKMSGRGLGHTGGTIDKLEAVEGFHVELSKDEFIDLVNRDKVAVIGQSGNLTPADKKLYALRDVTGTVNSIPLIASSIMSKKIAAGADAIVLDVKTGAGAFMKTDEDAVNLAKAMVRIGNNVGRQTMAVISDMSQPLGFAIGNALEVKEAIDTLKGEGPDDLTELVLTLGSQMVVLAKKAETLDEAREQLLEVMKNGKALQKFKGFLQNQGGDSSVADDPAKLPQAAYKIDVPAKEAGVVSEIVADQIGVAAMLLGAGRATKEDQIDLAVGIMLRKKVGDTVEKGEPLVTLYANRENVDDVIAKVYENINIAAKAEAPKLVHTVITE; encoded by the coding sequence ATGAGAATGGTCGATATCATCACTAAAAAACAAAACGGCAAAGAATTGACGACAGAAGAAATTCAATTCTTCGTCAAAGGCTATACAGATGGAAGCATTCCTGACTATCAAGCAAGCGCGCTTGCCATGGCCATTTATTTTCAAGACATGACAGACAGAGAGCGCGCCGATTTAACGATGGCGATGGTCAATTCCGGGGAGACGATCGACCTCTCCGCCATTGAAGGCATCAAGGTCGATAAGCACTCAACAGGAGGCGTCGGCGACACGACAACGCTTGTGCTCGCACCGCTTGTCGCCGCTCTCGGCGTACCGGTAGCCAAAATGTCAGGACGCGGCCTCGGGCATACAGGCGGGACAATTGACAAGCTGGAAGCGGTAGAAGGGTTTCACGTGGAACTTTCAAAAGACGAGTTCATTGATCTTGTCAACCGCGACAAGGTCGCCGTCATCGGACAAAGCGGGAACTTGACGCCTGCGGATAAAAAACTGTATGCTCTCCGCGATGTGACAGGGACGGTCAATTCAATTCCGCTGATCGCAAGCTCGATCATGAGCAAGAAAATTGCCGCCGGGGCAGACGCCATCGTCCTTGACGTCAAAACAGGCGCCGGCGCATTCATGAAGACGGACGAAGACGCCGTCAACCTTGCAAAAGCGATGGTCCGCATCGGAAACAATGTCGGCCGCCAAACGATGGCTGTCATCTCCGATATGTCTCAGCCGCTTGGATTTGCCATCGGAAACGCACTTGAAGTAAAAGAAGCGATCGACACATTAAAGGGAGAAGGACCGGACGACTTAACCGAGCTTGTCTTAACGTTGGGCAGCCAGATGGTCGTTCTCGCCAAAAAAGCCGAAACACTAGACGAAGCCAGAGAGCAGTTGCTGGAAGTGATGAAAAACGGCAAAGCCCTGCAAAAATTTAAAGGCTTCCTGCAAAACCAAGGCGGTGACAGCTCGGTTGCAGATGACCCGGCGAAGCTTCCGCAAGCCGCCTACAAAATCGACGTTCCTGCCAAAGAAGCGGGTGTCGTTTCTGAAATCGTCGCCGACCAAATCGGAGTCGCAGCCATGCTCTTAGGAGCGGGACGCGCTACAAAAGAAGACCAAATCGACCTTGCCGTCGGCATCATGCTCCGCAAAAAAGTCGGTGACACGGTCGAAAAAGGAGAACCTTTGGTCACACTTTACGCCAACCGCGAAAATGTTGATGACGTCATCGCCAAGGTGTATGAAAACATTAATATCGCAGCAAAAGCCGAAGCGCCGAAGCTGGTGCATACGGTGATTACCGAATAG
- a CDS encoding DEAD/DEAH box helicase has protein sequence MSKTSFKSFRLSGDIVKALDHLRYKHPTAVQSEVIPAVLKSRDVIVKAQTGSGKTAAFGIPVCELSDWGENKPQALVLTPTRELAAQVKEDLINIGRYKRIKAAAVYGKSSFERQKTELKQKCHVVVGTPGRLLEHIEKGTLPLEKLQYLIIDEADEMLNMGFIDQVEAIIRHLPDERLTMLFSATFPEDVEHLADQYMKNPLKIEIKASGMTTADIDHALIIVNEHDKFSLLRDVLITENPDSCIMFCRTQEHVNELHRRLAGLGYPCMKIHGGMSQEERFAVMNRFRRGAFRYLIATDVAARGIDIENMTHVINYDLPLDKESYVHRTGRTGRAGSRGKAVTFATPSEKNIVAEIEDYIGLAIPVIEAPSKKEVAQAKAAFQQNINKKPELKKDKSESLNQAIMKLYFNGGKKKKLRAVDFVGTIAKIDGVSAEDIGIITIQEQCSFVEILNGKGPLVLNAMKETTVKGKLLKVHKARKS, from the coding sequence ATGAGCAAAACCAGTTTTAAAAGCTTTAGGTTAAGCGGAGATATCGTGAAAGCCCTCGATCATCTAAGGTATAAGCATCCGACCGCGGTGCAGAGCGAAGTGATCCCCGCGGTGCTTAAAAGTCGGGATGTGATCGTGAAAGCACAGACGGGGAGCGGGAAGACGGCTGCGTTTGGAATTCCGGTTTGCGAGTTGTCGGACTGGGGAGAAAACAAGCCTCAAGCCCTGGTTTTGACACCGACGCGCGAGCTGGCCGCTCAGGTAAAAGAGGATTTGATCAACATCGGCCGCTATAAAAGAATAAAAGCAGCAGCTGTTTACGGAAAATCGTCCTTTGAGCGGCAAAAAACGGAGCTGAAACAAAAATGCCATGTGGTTGTCGGGACTCCGGGCCGTTTATTAGAGCACATTGAAAAAGGAACGCTTCCGCTGGAAAAACTGCAATACCTGATCATCGATGAAGCTGATGAAATGCTGAATATGGGATTTATCGACCAGGTTGAAGCGATCATCCGTCATCTGCCTGATGAACGGCTGACCATGCTGTTTTCAGCGACCTTTCCGGAGGATGTGGAGCACCTTGCCGATCAATATATGAAAAACCCTTTGAAAATCGAGATCAAAGCAAGCGGTATGACAACCGCGGACATTGATCATGCACTGATCATTGTAAACGAACATGACAAGTTTTCACTTTTGCGGGATGTTTTAATTACTGAGAACCCGGACAGCTGCATCATGTTTTGCCGCACACAGGAACATGTGAACGAATTGCACCGGCGATTGGCCGGTTTAGGTTATCCCTGCATGAAAATCCATGGCGGAATGTCTCAAGAAGAACGTTTTGCCGTGATGAACCGCTTTAGACGCGGAGCATTTCGCTATTTGATAGCCACCGATGTGGCGGCAAGGGGTATCGACATTGAGAACATGACACATGTGATCAACTATGACCTTCCATTAGATAAAGAAAGCTATGTGCACCGTACCGGAAGAACGGGACGAGCTGGCAGCCGGGGAAAAGCGGTCACCTTTGCCACACCGTCTGAAAAGAACATCGTGGCGGAAATTGAAGACTATATCGGTTTAGCCATTCCTGTCATCGAGGCTCCGTCAAAAAAAGAAGTGGCGCAAGCAAAAGCGGCGTTTCAACAGAATATCAATAAAAAACCCGAGCTTAAAAAAGATAAGAGTGAATCGTTAAATCAAGCAATCATGAAGCTCTATTTTAATGGGGGAAAGAAGAAGAAATTGAGAGCCGTTGATTTCGTCGGAACGATTGCTAAAATCGATGGTGTGTCTGCGGAAGATATCGGTATTATCACGATTCAAGAGCAATGTTCATTTGTTGAGATATTAAACGGAAAAGGCCCGCTCGTGTTAAATGCGATGAAAGAAACAACCGTCAAAGGGAAATTGTTGAAAGTGCATAAAGCAAGGAAGAGCTAA